In Primulina eburnea isolate SZY01 chromosome 3, ASM2296580v1, whole genome shotgun sequence, one DNA window encodes the following:
- the LOC140827622 gene encoding amino acid permease 6-like isoform X1, translating to MADGKDFNKHSMDIEQTPQSQPSKFLDDDGRPRRTGTLVTASAHIVTAVIGSGVLSLAWAIAQLGWVAGPAVLMAFSFITYYTSTLLADGYRAPGPVNGARNYTYMDVVRAHLGGLKVQLCGLAQYGNLVGVTIGYTITASISMVAVKRSNCFHRHGHDHALCSISNYPFMIIFAAIQLVLSQIPNFHKLWWLSIVAAIMSFAYSTIGIGLSIARVAGGAHVRTSLTGTSVGVDVAGSEKVWRSFQAIGDIAFAYAYSTVLIEIQDTLRSGIPENKVMKKASFVGVSTTTLFYMLCGCVGYAAFGNDAPGNFLTGFGFYEPFWLVDFANICIVIHLVGAYQVFAQPVFGFVEKLCNMKWPENKLITTEHAINIPLVGPYHISFFRLLWRTAYVIVTAVVAMIFPFFNDFLSLIGAASFYPLTVYFPIEIYISQAKIPKYSFTWIWLKILTWACLFVSLVAAAGSVQGLAQEVKKYKPFKTQS from the exons ATGGCCGACGGCAAAGATTTCAACAAACACTCCATGGACATAGAACAAACCCCACAATCTCAACCATCCAAGTTCCTCGACGACGATGGCCGACCCAGAAGAACTG GGACGCTGGTGACTGCGAGCGCCCACATAGTGACGGCGGTGATAGGGTCCGGCGTGCTGTCTCTGGCGTGGGCGATTGCGCAGCTGGGGTGGGTGGCGGGGCCGGCGGTGCTGATGGCATTCTCGTTTATCACCTACTACACTTCGACTCTGCTCGCCGACGGATACCGGGCGCCGGGCCCGGTGAACGGCGCTAGAAACTACACTTACATGGATGTTGTCCGTGCTCATTTAG gcgGTTTGAAAGTTCAGCTATGTGGGTTGGCTCAGTACGGCAATCTTGTTGGCGTCACCATTGGATACACAATCACTGCATCAATTAGTATGGt agCGGTGAAGAGGTCGAATTGTTTCCATAGACACGGGCACGATCACGCACTGTGCTCGATATCGAACTACCCATTCATGATCATATTTGCAGCGATCCAATTAGTTCTTAGCCAAATACCAAATTTCCACAAGCTTTGGTGGCTCTCAATTGTGGCAGCCATAATGTCATTTGCTTACTCCACCATTGGAATTGGCCTCTCCATTGCTAGGGTTGCAG gtGGTGCACATGTGAGGACTAGCCTAACGGGGACAAGTGTAGGAGTGGACGTGGCTGGTTCAGAGAAGGTTTGGAGAAGCTTTCAAGCCATTGGAGACATTGCATTTGCTTATGCTTATTCTACTGTTCTTATTGAAATCCAG GACACATTAAGATCAGGGATCCCAGAGAACAAGGTAATGAAGAAAGCTTCGTTTGTGGGAGTATCTACCACAACGTTGTTCTACATGTTGTGCGGCTGCGTCGGGTATGCCGCCTTCGGAAACGATGCACCGGGCAATTTCCTCACTGGTTTCGGGTTCTATGAGCCATTTTGGCTGGTAGATTTTGCCAATATTTGCATTGTCATTCATCTCGTAGGCGCTTATCAG GTCTTTGCGCAACCGGTATTTGGGTTCGTGGAGAAACTGTGCAATATGAAATGGCCGGAAAACAAGTTGATCACGACAGAACATGCGATAAACATCCCATTAGTCGGGCCATACCACATCAGCTTCTTTCGACTGTTGTGGCGAACAGCATACGTTATAGTAACAGCCGTGGTTGCCATGATATTCCCATTTTTCAATGATTTCTTGAGCTTGATCGGGGCGGCGTCTTTCTATCCGTTGACGGTGTATTTTCCCATAGAAATCTACATATCACAGGCCAAGATACCAAAGTATTCCTTCACATGGATATGGCTAAAGATACTGACTTGGGCTTGCTTGTTCGTGTCTCTGGTCGCAGCTGCTGGATCCGTACAAGGGCTCGCGCAAGAAGTGAAGAAATACAAGCCTTTCAAAACTCAGTCATGA
- the LOC140827622 gene encoding amino acid permease 6-like isoform X2, producing MAFSFITYYTSTLLADGYRAPGPVNGARNYTYMDVVRAHLGGLKVQLCGLAQYGNLVGVTIGYTITASISMVAVKRSNCFHRHGHDHALCSISNYPFMIIFAAIQLVLSQIPNFHKLWWLSIVAAIMSFAYSTIGIGLSIARVAGGAHVRTSLTGTSVGVDVAGSEKVWRSFQAIGDIAFAYAYSTVLIEIQDTLRSGIPENKVMKKASFVGVSTTTLFYMLCGCVGYAAFGNDAPGNFLTGFGFYEPFWLVDFANICIVIHLVGAYQVFAQPVFGFVEKLCNMKWPENKLITTEHAINIPLVGPYHISFFRLLWRTAYVIVTAVVAMIFPFFNDFLSLIGAASFYPLTVYFPIEIYISQAKIPKYSFTWIWLKILTWACLFVSLVAAAGSVQGLAQEVKKYKPFKTQS from the exons ATGGCATTCTCGTTTATCACCTACTACACTTCGACTCTGCTCGCCGACGGATACCGGGCGCCGGGCCCGGTGAACGGCGCTAGAAACTACACTTACATGGATGTTGTCCGTGCTCATTTAG gcgGTTTGAAAGTTCAGCTATGTGGGTTGGCTCAGTACGGCAATCTTGTTGGCGTCACCATTGGATACACAATCACTGCATCAATTAGTATGGt agCGGTGAAGAGGTCGAATTGTTTCCATAGACACGGGCACGATCACGCACTGTGCTCGATATCGAACTACCCATTCATGATCATATTTGCAGCGATCCAATTAGTTCTTAGCCAAATACCAAATTTCCACAAGCTTTGGTGGCTCTCAATTGTGGCAGCCATAATGTCATTTGCTTACTCCACCATTGGAATTGGCCTCTCCATTGCTAGGGTTGCAG gtGGTGCACATGTGAGGACTAGCCTAACGGGGACAAGTGTAGGAGTGGACGTGGCTGGTTCAGAGAAGGTTTGGAGAAGCTTTCAAGCCATTGGAGACATTGCATTTGCTTATGCTTATTCTACTGTTCTTATTGAAATCCAG GACACATTAAGATCAGGGATCCCAGAGAACAAGGTAATGAAGAAAGCTTCGTTTGTGGGAGTATCTACCACAACGTTGTTCTACATGTTGTGCGGCTGCGTCGGGTATGCCGCCTTCGGAAACGATGCACCGGGCAATTTCCTCACTGGTTTCGGGTTCTATGAGCCATTTTGGCTGGTAGATTTTGCCAATATTTGCATTGTCATTCATCTCGTAGGCGCTTATCAG GTCTTTGCGCAACCGGTATTTGGGTTCGTGGAGAAACTGTGCAATATGAAATGGCCGGAAAACAAGTTGATCACGACAGAACATGCGATAAACATCCCATTAGTCGGGCCATACCACATCAGCTTCTTTCGACTGTTGTGGCGAACAGCATACGTTATAGTAACAGCCGTGGTTGCCATGATATTCCCATTTTTCAATGATTTCTTGAGCTTGATCGGGGCGGCGTCTTTCTATCCGTTGACGGTGTATTTTCCCATAGAAATCTACATATCACAGGCCAAGATACCAAAGTATTCCTTCACATGGATATGGCTAAAGATACTGACTTGGGCTTGCTTGTTCGTGTCTCTGGTCGCAGCTGCTGGATCCGTACAAGGGCTCGCGCAAGAAGTGAAGAAATACAAGCCTTTCAAAACTCAGTCATGA
- the LOC140827623 gene encoding RNA-binding KH domain-containing protein RCF3-like isoform X3, with the protein MSAQMTPSKRPNERSLSDVNVRRKWRKSAALGSDHAPSRGSSARNIIRFLFPASKIGIVIGKGGSNIAQIRLETGAMVHVEENVPGCDERVVVIAGPDKDKDTNSEVVNEQVKADDGEETKITESGDNPDGKQTKISDSGDNPDEHGETNEDKLSVPVDHSQAEKENESSAVQKALLVVFDKLIDGLPVTDEESNKQASSVVRLLVFSSQVGCLLGKAGSVIKQMSSESGAQIRILPKDKLPSCASSFDELVQHPNDGISAPQEALLQVQSRIFRAAPESKEKVMIAKLLVTSNQIGCLLGKGGSVISEMRKSTGAYIRILGKDQIPNCASENEEVVQVNGDFEVVQEALLQITTRLRNHFFRDAFPPQSHPPNPAFMDQVMPPFPSYIGRREFSPPGSFSARGPAFNNFDGPGGPPQHGGFDPLDDRPPFAHDFPRPWGPPGPVEGPGSMGFPNYPGAPPRRLGGFPGRGHQPAIITSTSVEVVVPRFVVPAIYGEDGGCLRQILEISEAKITISDSMPGATETMIRISGTPEQANAAQSLIQAFVMSETEGS; encoded by the exons ATGTCTGCTCAGATGACACCTTCTAAGAGGCCAAATGAGCGGTCTCTTTCAGATGTCAATGTTAGAAGGAAATGGCGAAAATCAGCAGCACTGGGTTCTGATCACGCACCTTCTAGAGGATCTTCTGCTAGAAACATTATACGGTTTCTTTTCCCTGCTTCCAAAATTGGAATTGTCATTGGCAAAGGTGGTAGCAATATAGCTCAAATACGTCTGGAAACTGGAGCAATGGtccatgttgaggaaaatgtgCCTGGATGTGATGAAAGAGTCGTCGTTATAGCTGGTCCGGATAAGGATAAGGACACAAATAGCGAAGTTGTGAACGAACAGGTTAAGGCTGATGATGGTGAGGAGACAAAAATCACTGAGTCGGGTGATAATCCAGATGGTAAGCAGACAAAAATCTCTGATTCTGGTGATAATCCAGATGAACATGGGGAAACTAACGAAGACAAGCTGTCTGTTCCGGTTGACCATTCCCAAGCGGAGAAGGAAAATGAGTCTTCAGCCGTTCAGAAAGCTTTGTTGGTTGTGTTTGATAAATTGATTGATGGATTGCCAGTGACAGATGAAGAAAGCAATAAGCAGGCTTCATCTGTTGTTAGGTTACTTGTCTTCTCCAGTCAAGTAGGCTGCCTGTTAGGGAAAGCTGGCAGTGTGATTAAACAAATGTCATCTGAAAGTGGGGCGCAGATTCGGATTCTTCCAAAGGACAAACTACCTTCCTGTGCATCTTCTTTTGATGAACTCGTCCAG CACCCCAATGATGGAATATCTGCCCCCCAAGAGGCATTACTTCAAGTACAATCCAGAATATTTAGGGCCGCCCCTGAAAGCAAGGAGAAAGTTATGATAGCCAAACTCCTTGTCACCTCTAATCAAATTGGATGTCTCCTTGGAAAGGGTGGCTCTGTTATTTCTGAGATGAGGAAGTCAACTGGAGCTTATATCCGTATATTGGGTAAAGACCAGATCCCAAACTGTGCTTCAGAAAATGAAGAAGTAGTTCAG GTAAATGGGGACTTTGAAGTAGTTCAAGAAGCTCTATTGCAAATAACAACAAGGTTGAGAAATCATTTTTTTCGAGATGCATTTCCACCACAGAGTCACCCTCCCAATCCCGCATTTATGGACCAAGTGATGCCTCCATTTCCATCGTACATTGGAAGGAGGGAGTTCTCACCTCCTGGATCGTTCTCTGCTAGAGGTCCAGCGTTTAATAACTTTGATGGTCCTGGTGGTCCACCTCAACATGGTGGTTTTGATCCGCTTGACGATCGCCCACCTTTTGCACATGATTTTCCCAGACCATGGGGGCCTCCG GGACCTGTTGAAGGTCCTGGCTCTATGGGATTCCCAAACTATCCAGGAGCTCCTCCTAGAAGACTTGGTGGATTTCCAGG TAGAGGACATCAGCCAGCTATTATCACAAGCACGAGTGTGGAAGTTGTTGTGCCTCGCTTTGTTGTTCCTGCAATCTATGGAGAGGATGGTGGATGTCTGAGACAAATTCTCGAG ATATCCGAAGCTAAAATAACCATCTCTGATTCAATGCCCGGGGCAACGGAAACCATGATTAGAATATCCGGGACACCAGAACAGGCAAATGCTGCACAGAGTCTCATTCAAGCTTTTGTAATGAGTGAGACGGAAGGATCTTGA
- the LOC140827623 gene encoding RNA-binding KH domain-containing protein RCF3-like isoform X2, whose translation MSAQMTPSKRPNERSLSDVNVRRKWRKSAALGSDHAPSRGSSARNIIRFLFPASKIGIVIGKGGSNIAQIRLETGAMVHVEENVPGCDERVVVIAGPDKDKDTNSEVVNEQVKADDGEETKITESGDNPDGKQTKISDSGDNPDEHGETNEDKLSVPVDHSQAEKENESSAVQKALLVVFDKLIDGLPVTDEESNKQASSVVRLLVFSSQVGCLLGKAGSVIKQMSSESGAQIRILPKDKLPSCASSFDELVQISGNIDAVRKALQSVSQQLLHCFLRDEDSLSANVSGPSSHSSGLSRQERFPSSNRPFHGHGPPFSHGFHDAGVGIPGRMNLPPEILSFRLLCSGEKVGGVIGKGGSIVKTVQHETGCEIKVLDGVGDSEDRIIVISGPAHPNDGISAPQEALLQVQSRIFRAAPESKEKVMIAKLLVTSNQIGCLLGKGGSVISEMRKSTGAYIRILGKDQIPNCASENEEVVQVNGDFEVVQEALLQITTRLRNHFFRDAFPPQSHPPNPAFMDQVMPPFPSYIGRREFSPPGSFSARGPAFNNFDGPGGPPQHGGFDPLDDRPPFAHDFPRPWGPPGPVEGPGSMGFPNYPGAPPRRLGGFPGGHQPAIITSTSVEVVVPRFVVPAIYGEDGGCLRQILEISEAKITISDSMPGATETMIRISGTPEQANAAQSLIQAFVMSETEGS comes from the exons ATGTCTGCTCAGATGACACCTTCTAAGAGGCCAAATGAGCGGTCTCTTTCAGATGTCAATGTTAGAAGGAAATGGCGAAAATCAGCAGCACTGGGTTCTGATCACGCACCTTCTAGAGGATCTTCTGCTAGAAACATTATACGGTTTCTTTTCCCTGCTTCCAAAATTGGAATTGTCATTGGCAAAGGTGGTAGCAATATAGCTCAAATACGTCTGGAAACTGGAGCAATGGtccatgttgaggaaaatgtgCCTGGATGTGATGAAAGAGTCGTCGTTATAGCTGGTCCGGATAAGGATAAGGACACAAATAGCGAAGTTGTGAACGAACAGGTTAAGGCTGATGATGGTGAGGAGACAAAAATCACTGAGTCGGGTGATAATCCAGATGGTAAGCAGACAAAAATCTCTGATTCTGGTGATAATCCAGATGAACATGGGGAAACTAACGAAGACAAGCTGTCTGTTCCGGTTGACCATTCCCAAGCGGAGAAGGAAAATGAGTCTTCAGCCGTTCAGAAAGCTTTGTTGGTTGTGTTTGATAAATTGATTGATGGATTGCCAGTGACAGATGAAGAAAGCAATAAGCAGGCTTCATCTGTTGTTAGGTTACTTGTCTTCTCCAGTCAAGTAGGCTGCCTGTTAGGGAAAGCTGGCAGTGTGATTAAACAAATGTCATCTGAAAGTGGGGCGCAGATTCGGATTCTTCCAAAGGACAAACTACCTTCCTGTGCATCTTCTTTTGATGAACTCGTCCAG ATATCCGGAAACATTGATGCTGTTAGGAAAGCTCTTCAATCTGTATCCCAGCAATTGCTTCATTGTTTTCTTCGTGATGAGGACTCTCTTTCGGCCAATGTTAGTGGTCCATCATCTCATTCCTCTGGTCTTTCTAGGCAGGAAAGATTTCCATCTTCCAACCGTCCATTTCATGGACATGGACCGCCTTTTTCTCATGGATTTCATGATGCTGGGGTCGGTATTCCTGGCAGAATGAATCTTCCTCCTGAAATCCTGAGCTTCCGGTTGTTGTGTAGCGGTGAGAAGGTAGGCGGGGTAATTGGAAAGGGAGGTTCTATAGTGAAGACAGTTCAACATGAAACTGGTTGTGAGATCAAGGTCCTTGATGGTGTGGGTGATTCAGAGGATCGCATAATAGTTATATCTGGTCCAGCT CACCCCAATGATGGAATATCTGCCCCCCAAGAGGCATTACTTCAAGTACAATCCAGAATATTTAGGGCCGCCCCTGAAAGCAAGGAGAAAGTTATGATAGCCAAACTCCTTGTCACCTCTAATCAAATTGGATGTCTCCTTGGAAAGGGTGGCTCTGTTATTTCTGAGATGAGGAAGTCAACTGGAGCTTATATCCGTATATTGGGTAAAGACCAGATCCCAAACTGTGCTTCAGAAAATGAAGAAGTAGTTCAG GTAAATGGGGACTTTGAAGTAGTTCAAGAAGCTCTATTGCAAATAACAACAAGGTTGAGAAATCATTTTTTTCGAGATGCATTTCCACCACAGAGTCACCCTCCCAATCCCGCATTTATGGACCAAGTGATGCCTCCATTTCCATCGTACATTGGAAGGAGGGAGTTCTCACCTCCTGGATCGTTCTCTGCTAGAGGTCCAGCGTTTAATAACTTTGATGGTCCTGGTGGTCCACCTCAACATGGTGGTTTTGATCCGCTTGACGATCGCCCACCTTTTGCACATGATTTTCCCAGACCATGGGGGCCTCCG GGACCTGTTGAAGGTCCTGGCTCTATGGGATTCCCAAACTATCCAGGAGCTCCTCCTAGAAGACTTGGTGGATTTCCAGG AGGACATCAGCCAGCTATTATCACAAGCACGAGTGTGGAAGTTGTTGTGCCTCGCTTTGTTGTTCCTGCAATCTATGGAGAGGATGGTGGATGTCTGAGACAAATTCTCGAG ATATCCGAAGCTAAAATAACCATCTCTGATTCAATGCCCGGGGCAACGGAAACCATGATTAGAATATCCGGGACACCAGAACAGGCAAATGCTGCACAGAGTCTCATTCAAGCTTTTGTAATGAGTGAGACGGAAGGATCTTGA
- the LOC140827623 gene encoding RNA-binding KH domain-containing protein RCF3-like isoform X1: MSAQMTPSKRPNERSLSDVNVRRKWRKSAALGSDHAPSRGSSARNIIRFLFPASKIGIVIGKGGSNIAQIRLETGAMVHVEENVPGCDERVVVIAGPDKDKDTNSEVVNEQVKADDGEETKITESGDNPDGKQTKISDSGDNPDEHGETNEDKLSVPVDHSQAEKENESSAVQKALLVVFDKLIDGLPVTDEESNKQASSVVRLLVFSSQVGCLLGKAGSVIKQMSSESGAQIRILPKDKLPSCASSFDELVQISGNIDAVRKALQSVSQQLLHCFLRDEDSLSANVSGPSSHSSGLSRQERFPSSNRPFHGHGPPFSHGFHDAGVGIPGRMNLPPEILSFRLLCSGEKVGGVIGKGGSIVKTVQHETGCEIKVLDGVGDSEDRIIVISGPAHPNDGISAPQEALLQVQSRIFRAAPESKEKVMIAKLLVTSNQIGCLLGKGGSVISEMRKSTGAYIRILGKDQIPNCASENEEVVQVNGDFEVVQEALLQITTRLRNHFFRDAFPPQSHPPNPAFMDQVMPPFPSYIGRREFSPPGSFSARGPAFNNFDGPGGPPQHGGFDPLDDRPPFAHDFPRPWGPPGPVEGPGSMGFPNYPGAPPRRLGGFPGRGHQPAIITSTSVEVVVPRFVVPAIYGEDGGCLRQILEISEAKITISDSMPGATETMIRISGTPEQANAAQSLIQAFVMSETEGS; encoded by the exons ATGTCTGCTCAGATGACACCTTCTAAGAGGCCAAATGAGCGGTCTCTTTCAGATGTCAATGTTAGAAGGAAATGGCGAAAATCAGCAGCACTGGGTTCTGATCACGCACCTTCTAGAGGATCTTCTGCTAGAAACATTATACGGTTTCTTTTCCCTGCTTCCAAAATTGGAATTGTCATTGGCAAAGGTGGTAGCAATATAGCTCAAATACGTCTGGAAACTGGAGCAATGGtccatgttgaggaaaatgtgCCTGGATGTGATGAAAGAGTCGTCGTTATAGCTGGTCCGGATAAGGATAAGGACACAAATAGCGAAGTTGTGAACGAACAGGTTAAGGCTGATGATGGTGAGGAGACAAAAATCACTGAGTCGGGTGATAATCCAGATGGTAAGCAGACAAAAATCTCTGATTCTGGTGATAATCCAGATGAACATGGGGAAACTAACGAAGACAAGCTGTCTGTTCCGGTTGACCATTCCCAAGCGGAGAAGGAAAATGAGTCTTCAGCCGTTCAGAAAGCTTTGTTGGTTGTGTTTGATAAATTGATTGATGGATTGCCAGTGACAGATGAAGAAAGCAATAAGCAGGCTTCATCTGTTGTTAGGTTACTTGTCTTCTCCAGTCAAGTAGGCTGCCTGTTAGGGAAAGCTGGCAGTGTGATTAAACAAATGTCATCTGAAAGTGGGGCGCAGATTCGGATTCTTCCAAAGGACAAACTACCTTCCTGTGCATCTTCTTTTGATGAACTCGTCCAG ATATCCGGAAACATTGATGCTGTTAGGAAAGCTCTTCAATCTGTATCCCAGCAATTGCTTCATTGTTTTCTTCGTGATGAGGACTCTCTTTCGGCCAATGTTAGTGGTCCATCATCTCATTCCTCTGGTCTTTCTAGGCAGGAAAGATTTCCATCTTCCAACCGTCCATTTCATGGACATGGACCGCCTTTTTCTCATGGATTTCATGATGCTGGGGTCGGTATTCCTGGCAGAATGAATCTTCCTCCTGAAATCCTGAGCTTCCGGTTGTTGTGTAGCGGTGAGAAGGTAGGCGGGGTAATTGGAAAGGGAGGTTCTATAGTGAAGACAGTTCAACATGAAACTGGTTGTGAGATCAAGGTCCTTGATGGTGTGGGTGATTCAGAGGATCGCATAATAGTTATATCTGGTCCAGCT CACCCCAATGATGGAATATCTGCCCCCCAAGAGGCATTACTTCAAGTACAATCCAGAATATTTAGGGCCGCCCCTGAAAGCAAGGAGAAAGTTATGATAGCCAAACTCCTTGTCACCTCTAATCAAATTGGATGTCTCCTTGGAAAGGGTGGCTCTGTTATTTCTGAGATGAGGAAGTCAACTGGAGCTTATATCCGTATATTGGGTAAAGACCAGATCCCAAACTGTGCTTCAGAAAATGAAGAAGTAGTTCAG GTAAATGGGGACTTTGAAGTAGTTCAAGAAGCTCTATTGCAAATAACAACAAGGTTGAGAAATCATTTTTTTCGAGATGCATTTCCACCACAGAGTCACCCTCCCAATCCCGCATTTATGGACCAAGTGATGCCTCCATTTCCATCGTACATTGGAAGGAGGGAGTTCTCACCTCCTGGATCGTTCTCTGCTAGAGGTCCAGCGTTTAATAACTTTGATGGTCCTGGTGGTCCACCTCAACATGGTGGTTTTGATCCGCTTGACGATCGCCCACCTTTTGCACATGATTTTCCCAGACCATGGGGGCCTCCG GGACCTGTTGAAGGTCCTGGCTCTATGGGATTCCCAAACTATCCAGGAGCTCCTCCTAGAAGACTTGGTGGATTTCCAGG TAGAGGACATCAGCCAGCTATTATCACAAGCACGAGTGTGGAAGTTGTTGTGCCTCGCTTTGTTGTTCCTGCAATCTATGGAGAGGATGGTGGATGTCTGAGACAAATTCTCGAG ATATCCGAAGCTAAAATAACCATCTCTGATTCAATGCCCGGGGCAACGGAAACCATGATTAGAATATCCGGGACACCAGAACAGGCAAATGCTGCACAGAGTCTCATTCAAGCTTTTGTAATGAGTGAGACGGAAGGATCTTGA